The stretch of DNA ATGCTTTGTGATGAGTTTGACACAGCCAAGGATTGTATACCGTTCTGGATTCACATGGCAGAGAAGTATCCAGCTGTGCAGTTAGCCATGAGCTATATTCTAGCTTTTCCCAATAGCAACGCAGGTACTGAAAGGCTATTTAGTCTATTAAAGGCTGTACACACACCAGTATGCAATAGTCTTGCTATAGAGACATTAAATGCGATCCTACAAATGAAGGTCAACAAACGATCTCCAGCCACGGAAATTGACAATAAAGATGAATTGTTGAGACGTTGCAAAAAAGCTACAATGGACTATAACAGATTGCACAGTTCCTAAATTTCTTTGCCTGTATAGCGATTGTTCTTATTGTTCATACGTCATTAAGTGCTACATCCCACTCACTTTCTGTTCTTCATCAAGTTGAAAGCTCTCATACCAATAAAGCTTTTGAACTCAGGTAAGAAGTTCCTTACCAAAGAAATGTGAAGTATTTGCTTGGATTTTTTTCTGGACAGGTTGAGACCCCTGGTACCAAGGAAAACATACAAGGAAAACACTCAGCATATGTGAAATAGCCAGTGACTATGGGCTATTTTCTATCACTGAGCAAACCAAGCTGCTGATAGGCTGGCTGCTTGTTCTGCGCATCATGAGGCAATTCCTTCTATAACTAAGCGCTTGAAGAGTTCTGTCTAAGTAGCTAGTAGAGCgtgttggagttgtctacaATGAATCTTCTTTTGAAAAAGTTCTGTATCGCTGTAGTATTCTTCATCTGCCTTGctgttatattacatagacatactaacaactacatgtataagaaTTTAGTAAAGAACCATCAACAGCAAGAAAGTGAAGTATTCTCTACACAGAGTACAACTGGAGTCATGAGCCAGAGGAATGCAATGGAAACACAGTCAGAGAGCTCTGAAGAAATAGCGAGGGCAGAGCAGATGAAGCTAATACTGAGTATAGATCGGAGTGGATTATTGCTGAGtgagatgttgaactttgaagaTTGTCAATATTCAAACTGTGTATTCAGACACAGTTTGAATAACATCAGTTATGCACTGCAAGCTGATGTCCTCATCTTTGGCCCTAATTATGAGCAGATAACTCTGCAAGTTCCAGCTACAGTGCGTCAGCGACAACTCTGGTTTGTTTTCAGCATGGAATCACCAGCCTTCTCACACAACAGATTCAACAAAGTCATCAACTCATTTAATGGAAGCATGACCTATTCACCAGATTCTATTCCTGCCCACTTTCCTTATGGTTTTATGAAACAAAAAGTTGAGAATACCGTAGAGGATGTTGTTGACTACGCTAAACATAAGACAAAAGGGGCGTATGCTTACGTCTCCAACTGTCACTCTCATCAGTATAATAGACTAGAGACTATGAGACATCTTTTAACATATGTTAATGGAGACATATTCGGAAACTGCACCAAACAGCAGTCATGTCCAAGAAAAGGTGATGATATTACATGTGAAGCAAAAGTGCACTCGCAATACCGGTTTTACTTAGCGTTTGAAAACtctttatgcaaagattacatAACAGAAAAGTTTTGGAAGACTTTAGAAAACAAAGGTTATTTTATTCCTGTAGCTCTCGGTGGTTTATCAATTGAAGAGTATACCGATATTGCACCTCCCAATTCATTTATTCACGCCTACAACTTCTCATCAATGGAGGCTTTAGGGAAATACCTCCAACATCTAATGAATGATGATGCTGCCTATAACAGGTACCATGAGTGGCGCCACAACTACACAGTAACCAGAGAAACCAACAAGAAGTCTGTTTGTAGCCTTTGTGAAAGTATCAACCACCCAGAGTCACTTCAGGCTGCCCAGAGTCACCTCTTTGCAGATGAGTGGAACAACCAGAGCAACTGTAGGAACTTGTCAAACAGGAATGTGTGATTTATTTAGCATTTGTTTATAACATTAGTTTAGATGACATTTCATAAAATTTCAATAGATGCAACCAGATTCATTAAAATAGGGCTTATAGAAAGAGGCTTTATAGGCCAATAGAGGCTTTGCTCCATGAAGTATATGGCCTTCTTTGTTACATATTTCTGgccaaaaaatcaaaattatcGAAGCCAAGAGATCAGGTTTAGCCATAGACCtaataactatactagactgggcaatccaatgcatcacggctcagcattgtgtcctacttaaatagccacattcttcgcgacgtaacgtcaacgctttgttcacttgcagctggtcaggcaagcgagtcatcattgtttacattgaaagaatgacagagacagctttgttgctacacgtaatttgacataactactttaatgtattcatttatacGTTAATTATCATTAGAAGTGCACAGGGAGCTTCTTGACTGTTTGCTGTGCTAGACTAGactaatttatttcactgaAAGATTTTGTCACAAACACGTCAGCATTGAAtcagacgacacacaataagataaacaatattatagatTGCCACACTGAAAGCATAACAAGGAAACATTTCTGCACTAGcttgtaaaaactgttgattcacataatgtgttgcatcagctgacatacaggtgtgatgatcatgaataatcagagaatacaaacattggtacattacaactactaaagtacacaagatattggtttaaaatttcagatgcaaagcttatacactatgcatttcctaccctgcaaatttgtaaacataaagttgaatatttcatatgtaaagtgccagtaaaaatgtatagtGATCTATtcagaaaatattgcaaaattatcaatgttgccctgtgctatgggctaacatgtcagatagctaggtattgaaactgatttcaaatgcatacacactggtaaatggtacactgatcgcagtctgccatgaatataaatgttgggtcttaggtgttatgcaaacagccaaacagcatcagaaaataggtttatgttcacttagttgctttgttcactttgcctagtccaggccatagtTTTAAGTGGGAAGCTatggagagtggagcaactacaagcactggaaatgattcgaaggtaaattttactccaattattttcaagtgtggttgtgaaaggtacctagatatgaagagcaagaaatcttgcggatttttccgagatatgcatacaaataatagttttttccaAAATGCTTTCTTAAAGGTCATTGCTGGCactaatattttaaaagttgcttCGCACAAAGAGGTGCCAACCGGGAAGTAGACGAAGTGGtgcccatttcatgaagtttttcatccccatggcaggtggacatggctagtaaatgagtatggtgatggctgtgctatatttagAAGTGTAGCTAAACCCAATGAAAAGATTTTTACTTCATGATGGTCTCATAGGAATGcaattatttactgattattttgcaggacaagagtaaaattttttgctgtgcatttggtTGTTCCAATACTCCAGCAAAAGACAGTTAACTCAGTTTCCACACCTTTCCATCGGAAGAAAAACACCTAGACATACGTAACAAGTGGATAGACGCCGTGAAACATGAGGACTGGATGCCTTCCAAATACTCTGCGCTCGGCAGTGATCTCCTGCAGACCTCCTGGTATGATGATGGCTGCCATACTAAAGCCTACTGCTGTACCAAGGGTATTGGATTTtctgccaaaatatttacaaccgacTCAACCAAAGCATAGACGACTGTTATGCCGACCAATACCATCTAAATCATCTCCACCAGACCGAGATGAGCCAGTCCTGGAACCTTCACTTTGCTATGAAGAGCCAACAGCCGCCAAGCAATCTGAAGAGATCATCCCCGACCCTCTACATAACCGTACCTTGTACCTTGGAATAaggaattaaatttttcaaacatttcacGAGGCCAAGTATCTACTTCCGTACAAGCTTGCACAGGagcatatagaaacactgtcctcAAAAACATGATACAtgatttaggtatgtacatgtattttggtattagctactttcacttattgttagtgtatagaacagatatacaggtagtagagtggcttgaaataatactgcagcaaatCAGTGAGATGTAGTTAAACTTATTTtacggttgatacatatactttttataataatattagcatatgatatttattcaGCAGGTTATGCGGTacggagcttaaaactcaactgcaatgactgcaccagctttatagcctcctgtccaggttTACGCACCAGGGAGGATGCGACACTAATTagtgtaaaagatagaggtggtctgtttacacctcatcctgtcatcacaaagatatgtctaggctcagaacagatCATCCGGCAGtgtgtcgacttacaaggaatcactgcagacatacacaagctggtagtCACTAAGAAAGACTCTTTTATtagttttacaaagcaatttgcatcaggaatttccatgctcaagtcacagcgcagcgttttagttaaaactatcacatccagatatgtcagaattagaattcaccatgaggctacaaaggtagcagctaacaagagtaatcttagatcaaagctcagccgactggtcgtctttagtcatgtgtagcctttcacaatatgtctagaaaagtgtaccatttgtcgtttgttttctacgatttttctgatgctgtttgcataacacctaagatccaacatttatgttcatggcagactgcgatcagtgtaccatttaccagtgtgtatgcatttgaaatcagtttctacacctagctatctgacatgttagcccatagcgtagggcaacattgataattttgcaatattttttgaatagatcaatatacaattttactggcactttacatatgaaatattcaactttatgtttacaaatttgcagggtaggaaatgcatagcgtataagctttgcatctgaaattttaaaccaatatcttgtgtactttagtagttatgtcaaattacatgtagcaacaaagctgtctctgtcattctttcaatgtaaacaatgatgacttgcttgcctgaccagctgcaagtgcaAAGCGATGACGTTACGtcgcgaagaatgtggctatttatgtaggagaccgtggcttcgcattgcccagtctagtatagttaataggtctatgggttTAGCAGTTGTTAACGAGCGTAGCTCAGATGTGTAAGCATGATTTGAGCTTCCCCATTATTTACATGCAGCAATATACAATCTTTCCTTTGTCTTCCCTCGTGTATTCATTTTGTGCTGCTGGTCTCTCATTCTTTTTAAAGAACAAATAATGCTAACTGCTCTTCACACACTCTTTCATGTAAGAAATCCACAAAACAGCAAATAACGATTCTCGTCATCATTTATGTACTAAACACCCAATTTATTTTATCTTAAACTGATTGGTGAGTTATCAAGTATCACTTATATTTGCATTCCAGGTTTAAGTAAGGTTATAGGCAATGAGGACTGTCTTTAGCAGATGTTACCATCATGTCATGATGCCATAACGGCTGTGCAAGCATTTTTACTTATTAGCTTTAAAGCGCATACAGGGGTGTATATATTAATAGAATATGTATAGCCTGCTCTATGTGTGTTCTTGTTAAAATCCTGATTTCACGTGTAATTTAAACTAACTTAATCTTACATGGAACTAAGTTTATGCTTGTTCTGCTATAAATTTTCTCAATTGTAAACTACCAGCTGACCCAATGCCATTTCAACAGTGCACACTCCATGAGTGCATACTCTATGGCCGCATGCTCTATGAGTGCATGCTCCATGAGTGCATGCTCTATGAGTGCATCCCTTATGAGAGTATACTCTATGATAACATACTCTGTGAGTGCATACTCTATGAGTGCATACTCTAGTAGTGCATACTCTATGATAGCATACTCTATGAGTGCATACTCTATGAATGCATACTCTATGACTGCATACTTTATGAGTGCATACTTTATGAGTGCATACTCTATGAGTGCATACTCTATGAGTGCATACTCTATGAGTGCATACTTTATGAGTGCATACTCTATGAGTGCATACTCTATGAGTGCATACTCTATGAGTGCATACTCTATGAGTGCATACTCTATGAGTGCATACTCTATGAGTGAATACTCTATGAGTGCATACTCTATGAGTGCATACTCTATGAGTGCATACTCTATGAGTGCATACTCTATGAGGGCATACTCTTTGAGGGCATACTCTATGAGGGCATACTCTATGAGTGCATACTCTATGAGTGCATACTCTATGAGTGCATACTCTATGAGTGCATACTCTATGAGTGCATACTCTATGAGTGCATACTCTATGAGTGCATACTCTATGAGTGCATACTCTATGAGTGCATACTCTATGAGTGCATACTCTATGAGTGCATACTCTATGAGTGCATACTCTATGAGTGCATACTCTATGAGTGCATACTCTATGAGTGCATACTCTATGAGTGCATACTCTATGAGTGCATACTCTATGAGTGCATACTCTATGAGTGCATACTCTATGAGTGCATACTCTATGAGTGCATACTCTATGAGTGCATACTCTATGAGTGCATACTCTATGAGTGCATACTCTATGAGTGCATACTCTATGAGTGCATACTCTATGAGTGCATACTCTATGAGTGCATACTCTATGAGTGCATACTCTATGAGTGCATACTTTATGAGTGCATACTCTATGAGTGCATACTCTATGAGTGCATACTCTATGAGTGCATACTCTATGAGTGCATACTCTATGAGTGAATACTCTATGAGTGCATACTCTATGAGTGCATACTCTATGAGTGCATACTCTATGAGTGCATACTCTATGAGGGCATACTCTATGAATGCATACTCTATGAGGGCATACTCTATGAGTGCATACTCTATGAGCGCATACTCTATGAGCGCATACTCTATGAGCGCATACTCTATGAGCGCATACTCTATGAGCGCATACTCTATGAGCGCATACTCTATGAGCGCATACTCTATGAGCGCATACTCTATGAGCGCATACTCTATGAGCGCATACTCTATGAGCGCATACTCTATGAGCGCATACTCTATGAGCGCATACTCTATGAGCGCATACTCTATGAGCGCATACTCTATGAGCGCATACTCTATGAGCGCATACTCTATGAGCGCATACTCTATGAGCGCATACTCTATGAGCGCATACTCTATGAGCGCATACTCTATGAGCGCATACTCTATGAGCGCATACTCTATGAGCGCATACTCTATGAGCGCATACTCTATGAGCGCATACTCTATGAGCGCATACTCTATGAGCGCATACTCTATGAGCGCATACTCTATGAGCGCATACTCTATGAGCGCATACTCTATGAGCGCATACTCTATGAGCGCATACTCTATGAGCGCATACTCTATGAGCGCATACTCAATGAGCGCATACTCTATGAGTGTATACTCTGTAATAGCATGCTCTATGAGTGCATACTTTATGAGTGCATGCTCTAGGAGTGAATATTCTA from Watersipora subatra chromosome 2, tzWatSuba1.1, whole genome shotgun sequence encodes:
- the LOC137387948 gene encoding glycoprotein 3-alpha-L-fucosyltransferase A-like, whose product is MNLLLKKFCIAVVFFICLAVILHRHTNNYMYKNLVKNHQQQESEVFSTQSTTGVMSQRNAMETQSESSEEIARAEQMKLILSIDRSGLLLSEMLNFEDCQYSNCVFRHSLNNISYALQADVLIFGPNYEQITLQVPATVRQRQLWFVFSMESPAFSHNRFNKVINSFNGSMTYSPDSIPAHFPYGFMKQKVENTVEDVVDYAKHKTKGAYAYVSNCHSHQYNRLETMRHLLTYVNGDIFGNCTKQQSCPRKGDDITCEAKVHSQYRFYLAFENSLCKDYITEKFWKTLENKGYFIPVALGGLSIEEYTDIAPPNSFIHAYNFSSMEALGKYLQHLMNDDAAYNRYHEWRHNYTVTRETNKKSVCSLCESINHPESLQAAQSHLFADEWNNQSNCRNLSNRNV